TACAAAGTTGGGAATTTTCTCTACTATTCCTGCCATTAGAAATACAGTTTCTAACCTTATTACAGAAATAATAGGTACTGCAATATTAGTTCTAGGTATATTAGGAATAAATAATAATAACAACGGTGTAGGACCTTTAAGTGCACTCTTAGCAGGTATTTTAGTATGGGCAATAGGATTAAGTTTAGGTGGACCAACTGGATATGCTATCAACCCAGCTAGAGATCTTGGACCAAGAATTGCTCACGCTTTATTGCCTATTAAGGGAAAAAGAGATGGTGATTGGGGCTATGCTTGGATTCCAGTAGTAGGACCTATAATAGGTGGGCTATTAGGTGCCTTTATATACAGATTATTTTCAAGTATGTGGATTTAGATTAATTTAATATACTATATAAAAATATAAGGGGGCAAAGACCGTGGAAAAGAAATATATAATGGCACTTGATCAAGGGACAACTAGCTCTAGGGCAATAATTTTTAATTATGAAGGGGAAATAATCAAGGTAGCGCAAAATGAATTTACTCAATATTATCCTAATACAGGTTGGGTAGAGCATGATGCAATGGAAATATGGGGAACTCAATCAGGAGTTGCTAGAGAAGTACTAGAAACTGCAGGTATTAGACCTGATGAAATAGCAGCTATTGGTATAACAAATCAAAGAGAAACTACAGTAGTATGGGATAAGACAACAGGTAGACCTATTTATAATGCAATCGTTTGGCAGTGTAGAAGAACTGCAGGTATATGTGATGAATTGAGAGAAAGAGGACTTGAGGATTATATAAAAGAAAATACAGGACTTGTAATAGATGCATATTTCTCTGGAACAAAAATTAAATGGATTTTGGATAATGTAGACGGAGCGAGAGAGAAAGCTGAGAATGGTGATTTATTGTTTGGAACCATTGATACTTGGCTTATCTGGAATTTAACAAGAGGAAAGGTTCATGTAACTGATTATACCAATGCTTCAAGAACTATGATATATAATATAAAGGAATTAAAATGGGATGAAAAATTACTAAAAGAATTAGGTATTCCTGCATCAATGCTTCCAGAAGTTAAACAGTCCAGCGAGATTTATGGAGTAACTGATGAACATACCTTTGGTGGAGCACAAATACCTATATCAGGAATTGCTGGGGATCAACAAGCGGCTTTATTTGGCCAAGCATGTTTTGAGCCGGGAATGGCTAAGAACACCTATGGTACTGGATGCTTCATGCTGATGAATACAGGGGAAGAAATGATACCTTCTAAGAATGGACTTCTAACTACGATAGCATGGGGAGTAGATGGCAAAGTCGAATATGCCCTTGAAGGAAGTATATTTGTTGCAGGTGCTGTTGTTCAATGGCTGAGAGACGAGATGAAACTCATAAGTGATGCAGCCGATAGTGAATATTTCGCTAGAAAGGTAAAAGATAATAATGGAGTATATCTAGTACCTGCATTTGTAGGTTTAGGTGCACCATATTGGGATGCATATGCAAGAGGTACTATCGTAGGGTTGACAAGAGGAGCAAATAAAAACCATATTATTAGAGCTTCACTAGAATCAATAGCATATCAAACAAGAGATGTATTAGAAGCTATGCAAGAGGACTCAGGCATTAATCTTCAGACATTAAAAGTAGATGGAGGAGCAGTAGCAAATAATTTCTTAATGCAATTCCAATCTGATATTTTAGGAGTACCAGTCCATAGACCAAATATCATAGAAACAACTGCATTAGGAGCGGCATATCTTGCAGGATTAGCAGTAGGATTCTGGACAAATAAAGATGAGATAACTAATAGATGGAGTGTTGACAGGATATTTGAACCAGAAATGGAAGAAGACAAGATGAAATCACTATATAAAGGATGGAAAAAGGCAGTAACTAAATCACTTAAATGGGAAGAAGAATAATAGATTGATTCTGTTTAAACTCTCGTCTCTTTAAATGGAGATGAGAGTTTTTTTGTAGAATAAAAAGACTCTCCTTTTGACATGATAATTTTAACAACTATTGAAGGGAGATTTTTTTATGGGAAATAAATTATCTGAAATGTTATCAACACTTACTAGAACCACTGAGGCAATAACCGATGACATTGAGCTACTTAAATTTACAATAGTCAATGCAGTAATGGTTGATATATCAAGGGATAAGAAATGGGTTTTAGTCGATACAGGCTTAGAAAACTCAGCGGACTTCATTATAAATGCTGTTAAACAAAGATATGGTGATGATATTGCTCCAGAGGGTATAGTGCTTACCCATGGCCATTTTGATCATGTTGGTTCGGTTATTACTTTGGCAAAACATTGGAATGTACCTGTATTTATACACAGTCTGGAAGTGCCTTATGTAACTGGGAAAAAGGATTATCCCCTTGCAGATTCAACAGTTGATGAAGGAATGATTGCGAAACTGTCTCCAACATTTCCTCATACAAGTATAGATATAAGTTTTTATATAAATGAACTACCTAAAGATGGCACCATCCCATGTATGCCAGGTTGGAGATGGATATTTACTCCTGGACATTCAGTAGGGCATATATCTTTATTTAGAAATACTGATAGGGTATTAATAGTAGGAGATGCTTTTACAACTGTAAAACAGGAATCAATGATTTCAGTAGTAAATCAGTCAACAATGGTTAGTGGACCGCCTAAGTACTTGACCACTGATTGGAAAAAGGCTAAGGAATCAGTTGTTAAGTTAATGAGTTTAAAGCCGTCCCTTGCAATATTCAGCCATGGTAACCCATTAAGGGGTCAGGATCTTACTGATCACATGGAGGATTTGATAAATAATTTCGATATAATAGCAAAACCTGAACAGGGTAAATTTGTTGAGAAAGAATAAAATACTTGACTTTAACAATAATTATGGTATAATAAATGCTAATTAAATATTTTTAGCTAAGTAAGGAAGCAGTAAATAATTAAGCTTTTAAGAGAGTCAGTGGTTGGTGTGAACTGATAAGACTTGTTATTGAATCCGTCCTAATGACCTAACCCAACAGATATAGTTTCCAAAATTTTTAATTTTGTTAAATTATACTGGAAGGGTAGGAAGATGCGAGTGCTATAAATGTTCGAGTGAGCCTTTTTAGGCTAACTAGGGTGGCAACGCGGGTTAACTCTCGTCCCTTGATATCAAGGGATGGGAGTTTTTTTATTACCTAACCCGATTATGATAATAGAAATCCGTTTACGGTTTCGGACTTGAAGAATTCTAAAGCTCATTTCGATAAAAAATCCTACAGCTCTCAATTCTCTTAAGAGCCAGACTTTCGGGTCATGAGCAGCTGCTTAACGAATTTTTCATCTAACATTCACTAAGAACTCAATCAAGTTCTGCAAATGTGCACTATATTTCTATTACCATAATCCTGTGAAGCCCAAGAATATGTCTTAATAATTGTGAAATGTGAATTTTAATAGGGAGGTTTTAGAGTGTTAGATATTAAAAGAATTAGATCCAATCAAAATGAAGTTGTTGAAGCGCTTAAGAAAAGACATGGGAATTTTCCAATAGACAAGGTACTAGAATTAGATGAAAAGAGAAGAAATTTATTAGTTCAAGTAGAGGAGATGAAGGCTGAACAAAATAAAGCTTCAAAAGAGGTGCCAAAGCTAAAGAAGGAAGGCAAGGATGTTACTGAGCTATTTACTCAAATGAAGCAATTGTCAGAAAAAACTAAGGAATTAGATGCAGAAGTAAGGAAATTAGATGAAGAAATTAAGACATATTTATTACAAATTCCAAATACTCCTCATCCATCAGTTGTAGAAGGTAGCAGTGACGAAGATAATGTTGAAATAAGAAAATGGGGCACTCCTAGGGAATTTGGTTTTGAACCAAAGGCACATTGGGATTTAGGTACTGACTTAGATATTTTAGATTTTGAAAGAGCAGCAAAAATTGCAGGTGCAAGATTTAGCGTATTTAAAGGATATGGGGCAAAACTTGAAAGAGCTATTACAGCCTTTATGCTTGATTTACACACAAATGAACATGGATATACTGAAATAGCACCACCATTTATGGTAAACAGGGATAGTATGGTAGGAACAGGACAATTGCCTAAATTCGCTGAAGATATGTTCCACGTTCCAGCCAAGGACTTCTTCTTAATACCAACAGCAGAAGTTCCTTTAACAAACTTGTTACGTGATGAGATTATTGATGAAGGTCAATTACCTATTTACTTTACTGCTTATACACCATGCTTTAGGGCAGAAGCTGGATCAGCGGGGAGAGATACAAGAGGCTTAATTAGAAATCATCAATTTGACAAGGTGGAGATGGTGAAATTTGCTAAACCAGAGGATTCATATGATGAATTGGAGACTTTAACGAACAATGCAGAGATGGTTCTTCAAAAATTAGGTATTCCTTATAGAGTTGTAATGCTAAGTACTGGAGACTTAGGGTTTTCATCAGCTAAAACATATGATGTTGAAGTATGGATGCCTAGTTACGGTAGATATGTAGAAATTTCAAGCTGTAGTAATTTTGAGGACTTTCAAGCTAGAAGAGCTAATTTAAGATATAGAAATGAAAATGGTAAGGTAGAATACCTTCATACTTTGAATGGATCAGGATTAGCTGTAGGAAGGACTTTTGCAGCAATATTAGAAAATTATCAGCAAGAAGATGGGTCTGTAGAAATCCCAGAGGCGCTTAGGAACTACTTAGGCGGATTAGATATAATAAAATAGTCAGATAATTAAACTAATAGCCAACAGAAAATTCTGTTGGCTAAATATTTCGACAGGTTATGACAGACTCTTATGTTATTATATATTATAATAACATAAGGTATCCCAAATCTTTAATTAATTGCATCATATGGTGGGTATCAAAATTAATTAAGTTTAGGAGGATGATTATCGTGTCAAAGAAAACGATATCAACAATTATGGTAATGGCAATTGTTGTATCATTGCTTGCTGGATGTGGTGGAGGCGGTGGTGGAACAACTACTACTTCTGGTGGCAGTGAAGTATTCGTTAACGTTGCAACAGGTGGAACTGGTGGTACATATTATCCACTAGGTGGAGCCATGGCAAAAATATTTAACGAGCATGTGGATGGTGTAACTGCAAATGCACAAGCAACTGGTGCTTCAGTTGAAAATATTGGATTAGTATCATCTGGTGAAACTGAAGTTGCATTTGTACAAAATGATGTTACTTATTATGCATGGACAGGCACTGAATCATTTGCAGACAAGGACAAGATAACTAATATCCGTGGCATGGCAATGTTGTATCCAGAAGTAATTCAAATCATAGCGACTAAAGACTCAGGTATTCAATCAGTTGATGATTTAAAAGGTAAAAAGGTAGCTGTTGGAGCTCCTGGTTCTGGTACAGAAGTAAATGCCAGACAAATACTGGAGGAACATGGAATCACTTATGGCGATTTGGGAAAAGCAGATTATTTGTCATTTAATGAAGCTGCTGATCAATTAAAAGATAAACAAATAGACGCTGCATTCGTAACTGCTGCTGTGCCTACATCTGCAGTTACAGAAGTAACACAAACTGCTGATATAGTCGTTGTTAATGTTGATTCAGCGAAGATATCATCATTAATTGAAAAATATCCATTCTATACTCAAGTAATTATCCCTGCTGACAGTTACAAAGGTCAAACAGCAGACGTAGTTACTCCAGCAGTTATGGCTATGTTAGTAGTACCTCAAGAATTAGATGAAGATTTAGTATATAACTTAACTAAGCAATTATTTGAGCAAAGACAAGTAATTATAGATACTCATGATAAAGGAAATGATATAAAACTTGACACAGCATTGGCAGGTATGCCAATAGATGTACATCCTGGTTCTCAACGTTATTATGATGAACAGGGTATTAAGTAAAAATATTAAAAGAGGTGAAGGTATTGTTCTATTCAATACCTTCCCTTATATAATTAAAATATTACTATTACTATTATTGATTTCATTTATATCATTGAATTTTATACCTATTAAAGTATTATTGGCTAGTGATTTTAGAACAGGAGAATATTTAAGCTCTTGGAGAATTTCTGAAGGTGAAAATTTTACAGTTGTATATACACACTCGGTAGAGCTTACAGAAGTATCTGAAATATATGTGATTGAAAATGGAAAAATAAAACTTACAGATACATATTTTAAATCATATGGTGCAGGACTTCCTGCAAATACACCATATAAGTTTGAAATTACGAATGATGGTTTTAGAATCTATGATATAAATCAGGTGTTGGAAAGTTTAGTTTACAGAACCGGAGCAGTAAGAGCAAATCATTCTCTATTGATTAATGGAGAAAAGCATATGTTTCTTGATTTCAGTCAACCTAGGGAAGGCGTAAAGCTAGAGTGCGATAACATATCTGCATTTAAGTATATCACAAGGGAGGACTTAAAATGAGTGATAGAAAAAACATCACGGAATCTGATGTTGCTTTAGACGTTGACAAGCTTATGGAGGAATATGACAAGGAGACATCTAGTTTAAGAAAGCTTACGGGAACAATAGGAAAAATTGCTGCAATAATCGCCATAGCTATGTCTTGTTTTCATTTATTTACGGCAGGTTTTGGAACGCTACTATCGGCAAAACAAAGATCATTACATGTTATTTTTGCCTTTGTTTTAGGATTTATATTTTATCCTGGAGGTAAAAAATCTAAAAAGGATAGATTATCTCCTTTGGATTATGTATTTATAGCATTAGTTTTAATTGTATTTGGTTACTTATTTATGTTTAATGAGCAGATTGCGCTTAAGGCAGGTAGTGTAAGCCAAGTAGATCTTATTTTAGGTATATT
The DNA window shown above is from Tissierella sp. Yu-01 and carries:
- the serS gene encoding serine--tRNA ligase; this translates as MLDIKRIRSNQNEVVEALKKRHGNFPIDKVLELDEKRRNLLVQVEEMKAEQNKASKEVPKLKKEGKDVTELFTQMKQLSEKTKELDAEVRKLDEEIKTYLLQIPNTPHPSVVEGSSDEDNVEIRKWGTPREFGFEPKAHWDLGTDLDILDFERAAKIAGARFSVFKGYGAKLERAITAFMLDLHTNEHGYTEIAPPFMVNRDSMVGTGQLPKFAEDMFHVPAKDFFLIPTAEVPLTNLLRDEIIDEGQLPIYFTAYTPCFRAEAGSAGRDTRGLIRNHQFDKVEMVKFAKPEDSYDELETLTNNAEMVLQKLGIPYRVVMLSTGDLGFSSAKTYDVEVWMPSYGRYVEISSCSNFEDFQARRANLRYRNENGKVEYLHTLNGSGLAVGRTFAAILENYQQEDGSVEIPEALRNYLGGLDIIK
- a CDS encoding MIP/aquaporin family protein; protein product: MAMYSAEFLGTLILILFGGGVVANVSLNKSKANGGGWIVVTAAWGFGVAIAAYTTGWISGAHLNPALTIGLASIGDISWALVPGYIVSQMLGAMAGATLVFLAFKDHFDQTDDGDTKLGIFSTIPAIRNTVSNLITEIIGTAILVLGILGINNNNNGVGPLSALLAGILVWAIGLSLGGPTGYAINPARDLGPRIAHALLPIKGKRDGDWGYAWIPVVGPIIGGLLGAFIYRLFSSMWI
- a CDS encoding TAXI family TRAP transporter solute-binding subunit — protein: MSKKTISTIMVMAIVVSLLAGCGGGGGGTTTTSGGSEVFVNVATGGTGGTYYPLGGAMAKIFNEHVDGVTANAQATGASVENIGLVSSGETEVAFVQNDVTYYAWTGTESFADKDKITNIRGMAMLYPEVIQIIATKDSGIQSVDDLKGKKVAVGAPGSGTEVNARQILEEHGITYGDLGKADYLSFNEAADQLKDKQIDAAFVTAAVPTSAVTEVTQTADIVVVNVDSAKISSLIEKYPFYTQVIIPADSYKGQTADVVTPAVMAMLVVPQELDEDLVYNLTKQLFEQRQVIIDTHDKGNDIKLDTALAGMPIDVHPGSQRYYDEQGIK
- a CDS encoding MBL fold metallo-hydrolase; amino-acid sequence: MGNKLSEMLSTLTRTTEAITDDIELLKFTIVNAVMVDISRDKKWVLVDTGLENSADFIINAVKQRYGDDIAPEGIVLTHGHFDHVGSVITLAKHWNVPVFIHSLEVPYVTGKKDYPLADSTVDEGMIAKLSPTFPHTSIDISFYINELPKDGTIPCMPGWRWIFTPGHSVGHISLFRNTDRVLIVGDAFTTVKQESMISVVNQSTMVSGPPKYLTTDWKKAKESVVKLMSLKPSLAIFSHGNPLRGQDLTDHMEDLINNFDIIAKPEQGKFVEKE
- the glpK gene encoding glycerol kinase GlpK; the encoded protein is MEKKYIMALDQGTTSSRAIIFNYEGEIIKVAQNEFTQYYPNTGWVEHDAMEIWGTQSGVAREVLETAGIRPDEIAAIGITNQRETTVVWDKTTGRPIYNAIVWQCRRTAGICDELRERGLEDYIKENTGLVIDAYFSGTKIKWILDNVDGAREKAENGDLLFGTIDTWLIWNLTRGKVHVTDYTNASRTMIYNIKELKWDEKLLKELGIPASMLPEVKQSSEIYGVTDEHTFGGAQIPISGIAGDQQAALFGQACFEPGMAKNTYGTGCFMLMNTGEEMIPSKNGLLTTIAWGVDGKVEYALEGSIFVAGAVVQWLRDEMKLISDAADSEYFARKVKDNNGVYLVPAFVGLGAPYWDAYARGTIVGLTRGANKNHIIRASLESIAYQTRDVLEAMQEDSGINLQTLKVDGGAVANNFLMQFQSDILGVPVHRPNIIETTALGAAYLAGLAVGFWTNKDEITNRWSVDRIFEPEMEEDKMKSLYKGWKKAVTKSLKWEEE
- a CDS encoding DUF1850 domain-containing protein, with product MMNRVLSKNIKRGEGIVLFNTFPYIIKILLLLLLISFISLNFIPIKVLLASDFRTGEYLSSWRISEGENFTVVYTHSVELTEVSEIYVIENGKIKLTDTYFKSYGAGLPANTPYKFEITNDGFRIYDINQVLESLVYRTGAVRANHSLLINGEKHMFLDFSQPREGVKLECDNISAFKYITREDLK